In the Fibrella aestuarina BUZ 2 genome, one interval contains:
- a CDS encoding phosphatase PAP2 family protein: MTTDQILIRLRNRFGRLARRYPSAADWVAARLTTDRFNGLPLTVLAGLLLVNVMILSEVAENVVNAEPMVQVDLWFTKTLFQARGTGMSTFFYGVTWLGSLQATLGFALLGSILLLRQHKRRNVYILWSLIGGVAMFVQVGKRTFVRERPLQVAYYPETGYSFPSGHSATAMILYGLLAYWLIRGHHSRWSRAGIGIVAVGLILMVGFSRIYLGVHFLSDVLGGYLLGLCWLIVGIVLTEWQRSSRWNEQFKRPSKQT; this comes from the coding sequence ATGACTACTGACCAAATCCTCATCCGGTTGCGTAACCGTTTTGGCCGGTTAGCCCGTCGGTACCCCTCCGCTGCCGATTGGGTAGCCGCCCGGCTAACAACCGACCGGTTCAACGGCTTGCCCCTAACGGTCCTGGCTGGTTTGCTGTTGGTCAACGTAATGATCCTGTCCGAAGTAGCTGAAAACGTCGTCAACGCCGAGCCGATGGTTCAGGTAGATCTATGGTTTACCAAAACGCTCTTTCAGGCTCGTGGTACGGGGATGAGTACGTTTTTCTACGGCGTTACCTGGCTCGGCTCCTTACAAGCTACCCTTGGCTTTGCCCTTTTAGGCTCAATCCTGTTGCTTCGTCAGCATAAACGGAGAAACGTGTATATCCTCTGGTCGCTTATCGGTGGGGTAGCCATGTTCGTGCAGGTTGGTAAACGTACTTTTGTACGGGAACGCCCCTTACAGGTGGCATACTACCCGGAGACGGGCTACTCGTTTCCAAGTGGTCATTCCGCGACGGCCATGATCCTGTACGGTCTGCTGGCGTACTGGCTGATTCGAGGGCATCACTCTCGTTGGAGTCGGGCTGGTATTGGCATAGTCGCCGTTGGATTAATTCTAATGGTTGGGTTCAGTCGCATTTATTTGGGAGTTCACTTTCTGAGTGACGTGCTGGGCGGCTACCTGTTAGGGCTCTGCTGGCTGATTGTCGGCATCGTACTGACCGAATGGCAGCGAAGCAGCCGCTGGAATGAACAGTTCAAAAGACCCTCAAAACAAACGTGA
- a CDS encoding sulfite exporter TauE/SafE family protein, with protein sequence MVASGVLLFGCALLAFSLSAVCGGGAGLLLLPVLGSIVPGAQVPVALSVGTVSSSVSRIVAFWSSIRWDVVIWFVPPALPAVWLGARLLSYINPLYLELLMGLFLIANLPLIFRPTAELESTHPLPKGYLALIGAGAGFVSGLTGAVGLLFNRFYLRYGLQKEEIVATRAANEVLLHVVKLVLYASFGLLTGKALTFGAVIAGAALLSSWGMKWLLPRLSESLFRRVGYAAMVVSGLSLFTEASAQVVNKNGIDINYAPFSDGLETQLQWRKKLFALEFEYDEGFEFERSIELSELPPDKKAHVNALSRGADKVFLEEVYGIDRHSYEAYIFRRGKLEKYDF encoded by the coding sequence ATGGTTGCATCTGGTGTGCTATTATTTGGCTGTGCCTTGCTGGCGTTCTCGTTGAGTGCCGTTTGTGGCGGAGGGGCCGGTCTGCTGCTGCTGCCCGTGCTGGGGTCCATAGTACCCGGTGCACAGGTACCGGTAGCCCTGTCTGTGGGGACAGTTTCCAGCTCGGTTTCTCGAATCGTAGCCTTTTGGTCATCTATTCGGTGGGATGTCGTCATCTGGTTTGTTCCCCCGGCCTTGCCCGCCGTATGGCTGGGGGCTCGGCTGCTCAGCTACATCAATCCGCTATACCTCGAACTATTGATGGGTCTGTTTTTGATAGCCAACTTACCCTTGATTTTCCGGCCAACCGCCGAGTTAGAGTCTACTCACCCGCTTCCTAAAGGGTATTTGGCCCTCATCGGTGCTGGTGCAGGTTTCGTTTCCGGCCTGACGGGGGCCGTTGGCCTGTTGTTTAATCGGTTTTACCTCCGGTATGGCTTACAAAAAGAGGAGATCGTAGCGACTCGGGCTGCTAACGAAGTCTTACTGCATGTAGTGAAATTGGTCCTCTATGCTTCGTTCGGGCTGTTGACGGGCAAAGCGCTGACCTTTGGCGCGGTGATCGCCGGGGCTGCTCTGCTGTCTTCGTGGGGTATGAAATGGCTACTTCCCCGGCTGAGCGAAAGTTTGTTCAGACGAGTTGGTTATGCCGCTATGGTCGTGTCGGGATTGAGTTTGTTTACCGAAGCATCGGCGCAGGTCGTCAACAAGAATGGTATTGACATTAATTACGCGCCCTTCTCTGACGGTCTTGAAACCCAACTTCAGTGGCGTAAAAAATTATTCGCTTTGGAGTTTGAATACGATGAGGGTTTTGAATTTGAGCGCAGTATTGAGCTTTCCGAGCTGCCGCCAGATAAAAAGGCTCATGTTAACGCACTCAGCCGGGGAGCAGACAAAGTATTCTTAGAAGAAGTGTATGGCATCGACCGGCACAGTTATGAGGCTTATATCTTTCGGCGGGGAAAATTAGAAAAGTATGATTTTTAG
- a CDS encoding DMT family transporter — protein sequence MKTTALSWLCLLGAAFCEMAWTYSLKFIDLPALKTLRWSTLYRPDGGMAVLLPWIVYIVSGIVNSVLLALAMRTIPTAVAFAVWMASSLIILKMTDVLWLKAGWSMTELFFGLVIIVGIVGLKWAGSAH from the coding sequence ATGAAAACAACCGCTCTGTCGTGGCTTTGTCTGCTTGGTGCCGCTTTTTGTGAAATGGCCTGGACATATTCTCTGAAATTCATTGACCTGCCCGCTCTCAAAACGCTGCGCTGGTCAACGCTCTACCGCCCAGACGGCGGCATGGCCGTACTGCTGCCCTGGATTGTTTATATCGTATCTGGCATCGTTAACTCGGTGCTGCTGGCCCTCGCCATGCGGACTATTCCAACGGCGGTGGCTTTTGCCGTTTGGATGGCCAGTTCGTTAATTATCTTAAAAATGACGGATGTTCTGTGGTTAAAAGCTGGCTGGTCGATGACGGAACTGTTTTTTGGATTAGTCATCATTGTCGGTATCGTCGGTCTGAAATGGGCCGGTTCTGCTCACTGA
- a CDS encoding glycosyltransferase family protein, with protein MKTGPFFIHYTHRQLITVWLYGSKQDLYIMRLLFIVQGEGRGHLTQAVSLAQLLQKAGHDVIGAWVNVAKERPVPAFFVEQFTAPITALPGPALVYDPQTNALDLKTTIWGIVKQLPTFRQSVRQLKEAIQTHKPDIVVNFFELLGGLTYGLHRLSTPMVCVGHQCLAFHDTFTFPKNRWLDKLLFRALVRLNSWGATELFGLSFDQQNDVPERRLRVMPPLLRQELSDCCNQSRITDACPYILAYTTQPGLVSEVLAAHRQYPEIIVHYFNSSTQEAQEQVGNQLFFHRIDGTRYLRYMRHCVAVVTTAGFESVCEALYLGKPVLMMPQPNHYEQACNALDGQRVGAGLADNRFDLRQLLTYLPTHDQSVSHRFRSWYASGEWRYLIALERLTQPSKLFTDTDSTHV; from the coding sequence GTGAAAACCGGCCCGTTTTTCATTCACTACACGCATCGACAACTCATAACTGTTTGGCTGTACGGCTCCAAACAAGATTTGTATATTATGCGCCTTTTGTTCATCGTGCAGGGCGAAGGCCGGGGTCATTTGACACAGGCTGTTTCGTTAGCACAATTACTTCAGAAAGCTGGTCATGACGTTATAGGAGCGTGGGTCAATGTGGCAAAGGAGCGACCTGTTCCCGCTTTTTTTGTCGAACAGTTTACCGCCCCCATCACCGCTCTGCCTGGGCCGGCACTCGTGTACGATCCGCAAACCAACGCCCTTGATTTGAAAACGACAATTTGGGGTATCGTCAAACAACTGCCAACCTTCCGCCAGAGCGTCCGCCAACTCAAAGAGGCCATTCAGACCCATAAGCCCGATATTGTCGTTAATTTTTTCGAGCTGCTGGGCGGACTCACCTATGGGTTACACCGGCTTTCTACCCCAATGGTTTGCGTGGGTCATCAGTGTTTAGCATTTCACGATACGTTCACGTTTCCCAAAAACCGTTGGCTCGACAAGCTATTGTTCAGGGCATTGGTTCGCCTAAACAGTTGGGGTGCTACCGAGCTTTTCGGGCTGTCGTTCGATCAGCAAAACGACGTACCTGAGCGCCGATTGCGGGTAATGCCTCCGCTGCTTCGTCAGGAACTTTCGGACTGCTGTAATCAGAGCAGGATAACAGACGCGTGTCCGTACATATTGGCTTACACTACACAACCCGGTCTGGTGAGTGAGGTACTGGCAGCGCACCGGCAGTACCCGGAGATAATTGTTCATTACTTCAACTCCTCGACGCAGGAAGCCCAGGAGCAGGTAGGTAATCAACTATTCTTTCATCGAATTGATGGCACCCGCTATCTGAGGTACATGCGACATTGCGTGGCGGTAGTAACAACAGCCGGATTTGAATCCGTTTGTGAAGCCCTTTACTTAGGGAAACCAGTACTGATGATGCCACAACCCAATCACTACGAGCAGGCTTGCAACGCACTCGATGGCCAACGGGTGGGCGCGGGGTTGGCTGATAATCGCTTTGACCTTCGGCAACTCCTAACGTACCTGCCAACTCATGACCAGTCGGTAAGCCACCGGTTCAGAAGCTGGTACGCCAGTGGCGAATGGCGTTATCTGATTGCCCTGGAACGGCTTACTCAGCCCAGCAAGTTATTTACTGACACTGATTCAACTCACGTATGA
- a CDS encoding helix-turn-helix domain-containing protein has protein sequence MEQKPKLLYEDLHGLLEFRGIKQGKIAEVMKMSYNNWYKTKQNNLRNLSINEIDELAMFLELPPEQVFSLCYAIYKRAWFERQNEAVAAEPTTH, from the coding sequence ATGGAACAGAAACCTAAGCTCCTGTACGAAGATCTTCATGGCCTGCTCGAATTCCGGGGTATCAAGCAAGGCAAGATCGCGGAGGTCATGAAGATGTCGTATAACAACTGGTACAAGACCAAGCAGAACAACCTGCGTAATCTGTCCATCAATGAGATCGACGAATTGGCTATGTTTCTGGAGTTACCGCCTGAACAGGTTTTTAGTTTGTGTTACGCTATTTATAAACGGGCGTGGTTCGAACGGCAAAACGAAGCCGTTGCTGCCGAGCCAACCACGCACTAA
- a CDS encoding YWFCY domain-containing protein, translating into MTNKEREGHTQTVELFIIAAVLLLLVHCLWFCHELIYSVSWIRNYLYNFLSVLNSRLGLFNSPFTSKAFVLLLLFLYAVGSKGKIDPTIGRHQVLRYASVGLLLFVGSIPLLYAKSFIAPLGIDVLYIGLTLVGTMQLIKGGQYLSRILFTRSPNDIFNDTNEEFPQNETLVQNEYSIHFQTLYAYKGGWRRGLVNIINPFRSVIVLGLQGSGKTFAVLIQALWQSIYKGYVTYVYDFKFPDMTLEAYNAYRKTLAENTYAWTPADQLAERKRRNDPIIPKFYVLNFDDIEYSHRCNPIDADGMTDVMDAYEAAQTVMLNLNRTWAQKQGEFFPESAINFLTSVLWYLRTVSLKYRVLHERERAKPADEQNPDVLAAYARLAQCCTFPHTLEFINRRYDETFALMERYPEVEIYVRPFIDARDGGAMEQLEGQISSVRIPMARLSSPTLYWVMTGSDFTLDINNPADPKILCTGNNPERTAIYGTAFSLYTARLMKLVNRKGRLKSALFWDELPTMFLKGLDMLIATARSNKVATWLGIQDFEQLTRDYGEKEAKVIMNLGANVFAGTVVYETAEKLSRRFGKTNQTKESITYSKNDTTINVSQQLTEMIPAAKISRLKQGEFVGQFVDNFGEEFDLKTFKAFIGVEEQQMKKPYSLPPMLDLNRIIQDVYGVDPEQLTPAVRQGFKTQLLQDNYKRVKEDIQLLVDFEVAEFGIVFKERNAK; encoded by the coding sequence ATGACAAACAAAGAACGGGAGGGACACACCCAGACCGTCGAACTATTCATTATTGCGGCTGTACTGCTGCTGTTAGTACACTGCTTATGGTTCTGCCACGAGCTTATCTATTCAGTTAGCTGGATACGCAACTATCTGTATAATTTCCTATCCGTGTTAAACAGTCGTTTGGGCTTATTCAATAGTCCGTTCACCAGCAAGGCGTTTGTACTGCTCCTGTTGTTCCTGTATGCTGTCGGCTCAAAGGGAAAGATTGACCCCACTATCGGGCGGCATCAGGTACTCCGGTATGCGTCGGTGGGACTGCTGCTGTTCGTCGGTTCAATTCCTTTGCTCTACGCCAAATCATTCATCGCGCCGTTGGGTATAGATGTGTTATACATCGGGTTAACACTGGTGGGTACGATGCAGTTGATCAAAGGTGGGCAATACCTCTCTCGTATTCTGTTCACCCGAAGCCCAAATGACATTTTTAACGATACGAACGAGGAGTTTCCTCAGAATGAAACGCTGGTGCAGAATGAGTACTCCATCCATTTTCAGACTCTATACGCGTATAAAGGAGGTTGGCGACGGGGGCTGGTGAACATTATCAATCCTTTCCGATCCGTGATCGTGTTAGGATTGCAGGGGTCAGGTAAGACGTTCGCGGTGCTGATTCAGGCTCTTTGGCAAAGCATTTACAAAGGGTACGTGACCTACGTTTACGACTTCAAGTTCCCGGACATGACCCTGGAAGCCTACAACGCGTATCGGAAAACCCTTGCCGAGAACACCTATGCCTGGACACCCGCCGATCAGTTGGCCGAGCGCAAACGGCGTAATGACCCCATCATTCCCAAGTTCTACGTTCTGAACTTCGATGACATCGAGTACTCGCATCGGTGCAATCCGATTGATGCTGACGGCATGACCGACGTGATGGATGCTTACGAAGCGGCTCAGACCGTGATGCTGAATCTGAACCGTACCTGGGCGCAGAAACAGGGGGAGTTTTTCCCCGAAAGCGCGATTAACTTTCTGACATCAGTACTCTGGTATCTGCGGACCGTCAGCTTGAAATATCGGGTGTTGCACGAGCGAGAACGGGCCAAACCCGCCGATGAGCAAAACCCGGACGTACTGGCGGCCTACGCCCGGCTGGCCCAGTGCTGCACCTTCCCCCACACGCTTGAGTTCATTAACCGACGCTATGACGAAACTTTCGCCTTGATGGAGCGATACCCGGAAGTTGAGATTTACGTGAGACCCTTCATTGATGCCCGCGACGGGGGTGCGATGGAACAGTTGGAAGGCCAAATTTCGTCGGTACGTATTCCGATGGCCCGGCTGTCATCCCCAACGCTGTATTGGGTGATGACCGGCTCCGACTTCACGCTCGACATCAACAACCCTGCCGATCCTAAAATCCTCTGCACGGGCAATAACCCCGAACGGACGGCTATTTACGGCACCGCGTTTTCGCTTTACACGGCCCGGCTCATGAAATTGGTTAATCGGAAAGGGCGGCTGAAATCGGCGTTGTTCTGGGACGAACTACCAACCATGTTTTTGAAAGGATTGGACATGCTCATCGCAACGGCCCGCTCGAACAAGGTGGCTACGTGGCTGGGCATTCAGGACTTCGAGCAATTGACTCGTGACTATGGCGAGAAAGAAGCAAAGGTTATCATGAACCTCGGCGCAAACGTGTTCGCAGGCACAGTCGTGTATGAAACGGCGGAGAAGCTGTCGCGTCGTTTTGGCAAAACGAATCAGACGAAGGAGTCGATTACCTACTCGAAGAACGACACGACGATCAATGTATCACAGCAGCTCACCGAGATGATTCCGGCAGCCAAAATCTCGCGGCTCAAGCAGGGTGAGTTCGTCGGGCAGTTCGTAGACAATTTTGGCGAGGAGTTCGATTTGAAGACCTTCAAGGCATTTATTGGGGTGGAGGAGCAGCAAATGAAAAAGCCATATAGCCTGCCCCCCATGCTCGACTTGAATAGAATCATTCAGGATGTCTATGGGGTCGATCCTGAGCAGTTGACACCAGCAGTACGACAGGGCTTTAAAACCCAGTTGCTTCAAGACAATTATAAGCGCGTAAAGGAAGATATTCAGCTTCTCGTGGATTTTGAAGTAGCTGAGTTTGGCATTGTGTTTAAGGAGCGTAACGCGAAATAA
- a CDS encoding M23 family metallopeptidase: MQAYSVLFTYSPELAQSIPCLPPLGDWSGNRISSGFGVRTHPTLHTQRHHDGIDIAGPNQYVRAAASGQVEAVAYSRSLGRYVRVDHGNSYHTVYGHLALQSVQVGQQVRIGETLGITGSTGRSTGVHLHYSVLKHNVPVNPADYLVLAIRFVNQYQQQLRRVGKAQ, translated from the coding sequence GTGCAAGCTTATTCAGTCCTGTTTACGTACTCGCCCGAATTGGCGCAGTCGATTCCCTGTCTGCCTCCGCTGGGCGATTGGTCAGGCAACCGTATTTCGTCTGGTTTCGGGGTACGCACCCACCCCACGCTACATACGCAACGGCATCACGATGGCATCGACATCGCCGGACCGAATCAGTACGTTCGGGCAGCCGCTTCTGGACAAGTGGAAGCAGTGGCCTACAGCCGCAGCCTGGGTCGGTATGTACGGGTAGATCACGGTAATTCATACCACACCGTTTACGGTCACCTTGCCTTACAGTCGGTGCAGGTAGGTCAACAGGTACGTATCGGGGAGACGTTGGGCATTACTGGAAGCACAGGACGATCTACCGGCGTTCATCTTCACTACAGTGTCTTGAAGCACAACGTACCCGTCAATCCCGCTGACTATCTGGTCTTGGCAATCCGATTTGTCAATCAATATCAACAGCAACTTCGTCGCGTCGGTAAGGCGCAGTAA
- a CDS encoding toprim domain-containing protein, whose product MKQKAQNRATREQLAILRQLNKAGVRYVAFGDYAMNAIDPARAIGNVQLWVEPTKANFERLDKAIGEMYGPRVLTRTKPEHIDNPQPRKMLTLGDGPQKVGLYPAINGFGANEFGELFTRAQTNRAALITNRGKLDGSVAYRQLAVPDLYQNVRESTAYHKAWNIQTLEKYADDNRIDLKPLRSEKPADALSASTPGRSVVPSEANNAERNPSPAASQSETKPRGEKLVRDFDAIKRELDLEVVLRDYGFVLDTKKSKPSDEWLIYERGEKGSKERLAVYTGDKYGQKMFVDMNDQRGWRGDVIKFLERVENGIYRNVFKAVDRIMSSADYVLEKSVTAPLKQVKESLIDTKLREKDLHNRYNIAPLTDTRYLEGRSLRKDVLSSPEFDGRIHNIAYTTEKGTTHRNTSFPMYAQDGHLVSMDIRNERFKSFPAGERGEAMWHSNRFYELKMPLAMHDKPELPAGTIGTVFRHSADTIAFNFVQEGQAKQVQLPLESARGAFREVPAQRILVAESAIDALSFKQLNPEAEGERRFYMATGGQPGSRQMGFIQKVLDRNPEAQFVIAQDGDNAGLRFAINYLGLTHPAADPALRVKPEIVYSGPNLPPNPLANVLGPKFAFDPAIKSFDDVLKRFDVVDGTLSEGHKLAINHQARFKEIMPDDYVKVSVEMVQSVIPAFMYAKAYGIELPGELGQLAKSEYMQTKVGNEFRVARERAMISPDEMEQRIQNHKDAKLEKDLYSGVNKLELELRQPIQSKGPDDDQQRNDAFLGRFLDEMNRFTKQFNYNNDPNDKEKRVQEFQRETLVDPDQREAITRTRIHFPNDGRLLVKALTMLTDEINSRQGQDLYQLVRPTRQQKDLNDILQNRQGEPLPDSSPLKVGAPPVIKPHTELKAEQAARQTPVETAADSAKTFRAKI is encoded by the coding sequence GTGAAGCAAAAAGCACAAAATCGCGCTACCCGCGAGCAGTTGGCGATTCTTCGCCAATTGAACAAGGCAGGTGTTCGCTATGTAGCCTTTGGCGATTACGCCATGAATGCCATTGACCCCGCCCGGGCCATTGGCAACGTACAGCTTTGGGTAGAGCCGACGAAAGCCAATTTCGAGCGGCTCGACAAAGCCATTGGCGAAATGTACGGCCCTCGTGTTCTTACGCGCACCAAGCCGGAACATATCGACAATCCGCAACCCCGTAAGATGCTGACGTTGGGCGATGGCCCCCAGAAAGTGGGTTTGTATCCGGCGATCAATGGCTTTGGTGCCAATGAATTTGGCGAATTGTTTACCCGTGCCCAGACCAACCGGGCCGCACTCATCACGAACCGGGGCAAGCTCGATGGATCGGTGGCCTACCGGCAATTGGCCGTCCCTGACCTCTACCAGAATGTTCGTGAATCTACGGCTTACCACAAAGCCTGGAACATTCAAACGCTGGAGAAATACGCGGATGACAACCGCATTGACCTGAAGCCATTACGTAGCGAGAAGCCCGCCGATGCTCTTTCAGCCAGCACTCCAGGCCGTTCTGTTGTTCCCTCTGAAGCCAACAACGCCGAGAGAAACCCCAGCCCAGCCGCATCTCAATCGGAAACAAAGCCTCGTGGAGAGAAACTGGTTCGGGACTTCGATGCGATCAAACGCGAGCTTGACCTGGAGGTCGTTTTGCGCGACTACGGGTTTGTGCTGGACACCAAAAAATCGAAGCCCAGCGACGAGTGGCTTATTTATGAGCGTGGCGAGAAAGGGTCAAAAGAGCGATTGGCTGTGTACACCGGCGACAAATACGGCCAGAAGATGTTCGTAGACATGAACGATCAACGTGGCTGGCGGGGCGACGTGATCAAGTTCCTCGAACGAGTCGAGAACGGCATCTACCGCAATGTGTTCAAGGCCGTTGATCGCATCATGTCGTCGGCGGATTATGTGCTTGAAAAAAGCGTCACGGCTCCGCTCAAGCAGGTTAAGGAAAGCCTGATCGACACGAAGCTTCGAGAGAAGGACCTGCATAATCGATATAATATCGCTCCGCTTACCGATACGCGCTATCTGGAAGGTCGGTCGCTCCGTAAAGATGTCCTATCCTCCCCGGAGTTTGATGGCCGGATTCATAACATCGCCTACACGACGGAGAAGGGTACAACCCACCGCAATACTTCGTTTCCCATGTATGCCCAAGACGGTCATTTAGTGTCGATGGACATTCGGAATGAACGATTTAAGTCTTTCCCGGCGGGCGAACGGGGGGAGGCTATGTGGCACTCTAATCGGTTTTACGAATTAAAAATGCCGCTCGCCATGCATGACAAACCGGAACTTCCGGCGGGTACCATCGGTACGGTATTTCGGCATAGTGCAGACACCATTGCGTTTAACTTCGTGCAGGAAGGCCAGGCGAAGCAGGTGCAGCTACCACTGGAGTCGGCGCGGGGGGCGTTTCGGGAGGTGCCTGCTCAACGTATCCTGGTGGCCGAATCGGCCATTGATGCGCTCTCGTTCAAGCAACTGAACCCAGAGGCTGAGGGCGAGCGTCGATTTTATATGGCTACGGGGGGACAGCCGGGTAGCCGACAGATGGGCTTCATACAAAAGGTGCTCGACCGTAACCCGGAGGCCCAGTTCGTGATCGCCCAGGATGGCGACAACGCCGGCCTTCGCTTTGCCATTAATTACCTGGGACTGACGCACCCGGCAGCAGACCCAGCCCTTCGCGTTAAACCCGAAATAGTCTATTCTGGCCCGAACCTCCCTCCTAACCCACTGGCGAATGTACTGGGGCCAAAATTTGCTTTCGACCCGGCGATCAAATCGTTTGACGACGTACTCAAACGGTTCGATGTGGTTGATGGCACATTGTCAGAGGGCCATAAGCTTGCCATTAATCATCAGGCCCGGTTTAAAGAAATCATGCCCGACGACTACGTAAAGGTGTCGGTCGAGATGGTACAGTCAGTGATCCCCGCCTTTATGTATGCGAAGGCGTATGGCATCGAGTTGCCCGGCGAGTTAGGTCAGTTGGCGAAGTCGGAGTATATGCAAACGAAGGTGGGCAACGAGTTTCGCGTGGCGAGGGAACGAGCTATGATTTCCCCGGATGAAATGGAGCAGCGTATCCAAAACCACAAAGATGCCAAGCTGGAGAAGGACCTTTATTCTGGAGTCAATAAGCTGGAACTGGAACTTCGACAACCCATCCAGAGTAAAGGGCCGGATGATGATCAACAACGGAACGACGCGTTTTTGGGTCGTTTTCTGGACGAGATGAACCGCTTTACCAAGCAGTTCAATTACAACAATGACCCCAACGACAAAGAGAAACGGGTACAGGAATTTCAGCGCGAAACGCTCGTTGACCCCGATCAGAGGGAGGCAATCACCCGTACCCGCATCCACTTTCCCAACGACGGGCGGCTGCTGGTCAAAGCCCTGACCATGCTGACCGACGAAATTAATAGTCGGCAGGGGCAAGACCTTTACCAACTCGTGCGCCCTACCCGGCAACAGAAGGATCTGAACGACATTCTACAAAACCGTCAGGGTGAACCTCTCCCCGATTCAAGTCCCTTGAAAGTTGGTGCTCCGCCAGTCATCAAACCGCATACCGAACTGAAAGCCGAGCAAGCCGCTCGTCAAACCCCCGTTGAGACGGCGGCTGATTCTGCCAAAACTTTTCGAGCCAAAATTTAA
- a CDS encoding PD-(D/E)XK nuclease-like domain-containing protein translates to MEPRCGRPLDTTIELDRLREMVRSVRSTRFGRWALQWGRKEQPHLFRDTRTGLLCKCQTDITLRHGLIVDVKTTRARTYRQFMECCEQYQYDRQAAFYLDGLNAKRFVLLGVQKTAPFQVFYFEPTADRVGQTFIEQGRERYQRLLGLLAKSSFRPSSWADSNEPTLLAPDASRITNHQISSPYLRQHM, encoded by the coding sequence TTGGAACCTCGCTGTGGCCGACCCCTCGACACAACCATAGAACTTGATCGGTTGCGGGAGATGGTTCGGTCGGTACGTTCCACCCGGTTCGGGCGGTGGGCGTTGCAGTGGGGCCGGAAAGAGCAGCCTCACTTGTTCCGCGATACGCGGACGGGCTTACTCTGCAAATGTCAAACAGATATAACGCTTCGGCATGGGTTAATTGTGGATGTAAAAACCACGCGCGCCCGCACGTACCGGCAGTTTATGGAATGCTGCGAACAATATCAGTACGACCGACAAGCTGCTTTTTATTTAGACGGATTGAATGCCAAACGCTTTGTGCTGCTTGGCGTTCAGAAAACGGCCCCGTTCCAGGTGTTTTACTTTGAGCCAACCGCCGATAGAGTAGGGCAAACGTTTATTGAGCAAGGACGGGAGCGTTACCAACGATTGTTAGGCTTATTGGCTAAATCGTCTTTTCGGCCTTCGTCCTGGGCGGATTCGAACGAGCCAACGCTACTGGCTCCCGATGCAAGCCGGATTACTAATCATCAGATTAGTAGCCCGTATCTTCGTCAACACATGTAA